The Macadamia integrifolia cultivar HAES 741 chromosome 4, SCU_Mint_v3, whole genome shotgun sequence genome contains the following window.
ATGATATTGTCCAAAACGGCAGTGAAAATCACCTACCAGGAGAAGTAAAGAAGCTTTTGAAATCATTGGCATCTAGTTGGAGTGGTAGTGATGTGATTGATACAAATACCTTGCAAGTGATTCCATTAAAGGGTGCAATGACCAATGAAGTTTTTCAGATAAATTGGTTTTCAGAAACAGGGGAACTCCTACATAAGGTTCTTGTTCGTCTTTATGGTGAAGGTGTGGATCTCTTCTTTGACCGTGAGAATGAGATTAGAACTTTTGAGTGTATGTCAAAGCATGGTCAGGGGCCTCGTCTTCTCGCAAGGTTTTCTAATGGACGAATTGAAGAGTTCATTCATGCACGGGTATGTAAATACTATTCTGGTTTCTCAAGAATTCTCTTTACCCTGTTCCTAACTTCTGCTAAAAATCATTCAAACATTGATCCAGATGTTTAATATCATTTTAACTTTGGAATTTCAGACATTATCAGCTATTGACTTGAGGGATCCTGAAGTATCTGCGCTTATAGCAGCTAAGTTGAGGGACTTCCATGATCTTGATATGTCAAGCCCAAAGAATATCCAGCTCTGGGATAGAATGAGGTATTCATatgcttttcttttatatttgtaATTGATAATTTCTAGTTTTCATTTGCAGTTTTTTTAAAGATACTAAGCTGAACAGCTCCTTGTATTTTCAGAAATTGGCTTAAAGTGGCTCAAGGTTTGTGTTCTCCGGATGAAGCAAAGAGTTTTGGTTTGGATAGTTTGAGGGAGGAAATTCTTAGTCTGGAAAGGGCATTATCTGGGGAATATCAGCGTATCGGATTTTGCCACAATGACTTGCAGTATGGCAACATTATGATGGATGAGGAAACAAGAGTGATCACTATAATTGTAAGTTTCCAAATTCCAACTATATGTATAGCTAATTATGTGTTTAATTACTACATTTCCATTTGGTAAGAATAGAAGTGCATGATTGAGCCTGGAAAATATGATGTGCTTGTCTAGCATCAGTATTTAAGGTTCTCTATGTCAAAATTTGAGCTGAAACAGCAATGGTTAGAACTTTATAAACTCAACTGAAGTGAGAGCTTATTATTTGCAGGATTACGAGTATGCAAGTTACAACCCTGTTGCTTATGATCTTGCGAATCACTTCTGTGAGATGGCTGCAGATTATAGTTCCAAAGAACCTCATATTTTAGACTATGGTCAATATCCAGGTAGGTTCCAGTTCAGTTTCTGTTGTCCAATGTTTCTGtacctcttcttttttattatagTTTATGACTATAATAAAGGCCTAATAAAGGTTGTGTTCTTGATCTGCCCCTTCAACAGATTTAAAGGAGCGCCAGAGATTTGTCTGTATGTACCTCAGTTCTTCAGGTAAAGACACTTTTCTTACCTTGTATGAGATACAATAACATGGCTTTGATGAATATATAGTCAGAGAAGGGATACCAATTCCAATCTAAGCATAGGAAGAACACTTTTATTTCATCAGTGAATCATTGCATTCCACTGGGAAGAACAGCAAATTTTATATGGATTTGACTAGCTTTTATTAAAAGGCTCAAGCTTTGCATCATTGAAATAGTGATTTTCCAAGAGCATGATGAATTCTCTAATCAAACTTATTCTCTTGATCTCATAGGTGAAGAGCCTACCGACATCAAGGTGGAGCAAGTACTTGAAGACGTCGAGAAGTATACTCTTGCAAGCCATCTGCTTTGGGGCTTGTGGGGAATAATTTCGGTAGCTACTTCTCACCTAAGCCTTTCGTAGTTACTatacaacacacacacacacacacacacacacaaaaggatGACTACAATAGATCCACACTGGAATGCTTGTTCCTTTTGATGATCAAAGGATATAattagggggagggggggagagaagtgGGAAGAATtctaaaaatgttaaaaaagtAAACAAGGCAGGATGGCAATATATGGTATTTCCTTTATGTACATGCATGATATGTCGGATATAATTTTGGGCTTCTAAAATTTAATCTGATGGTTAATCCTTTATTGCAGGACCATGTCAATGAAATCGATTTCAATTACATGGAGTATGCTAGGCAGAGGTTTCAGCAATACTGGCTACGAAAATCCACACTTCTGGGATAATTCAGGCGCCTCTCTTCCTGTCTGACTGTNNNNNNNNNNNNNNNNNNNNNNNNNNNNNNNNNNNNNNNNNNNNNNNNNNNNNNNNNNNNNNNNNNNNNNNNNNNNNNNNNNNNNNNNNNNNNNNNNNNNctcgttttttcagtttttttttttcactttttgttccaaaaaaacagaaacggaccataagtgcaccaaacagaagattccattttttcgttccaatagaacgaaaaaactccagaaacgtttttttagaacgataccaaacggagcctaagtaaATATAAGGTGAGTATAAGGGAGTGATAGTAACTATCCCAAAAACGAATTCTAGGTGGAGAACATGTAATGAGACCCAAAAAGaaatgtgtttggtatgcattctcgtTCATGAAAGTTAAAGAATGGGATCCATTTTGGAATTGCTATCTAGTCCATTGTGCGTATCGACTCAGAATGACAGTAGTTTGTTCCAAACGGATCCGACTCCTCTCTTGAACAAGAATACCACGTTGAGAGTCGTTAGATCAAAGCTTAGTCGTGTGTCAATTACCTAGATACCTATGGGCAAAACCTGAACAATCACCACTCACAAGTGAGCCGAATCCATTTCAAACAACATGGTCAAATGAATAGAGTTGATCTCATAGATGGTGTTTGGAAGAAAAGTCGTTGGAGAAGACCCACAACCTTTTCGTGGAATTCAAACTGAAATAAGAACCACGAAACGGAGGAACGGGACAGAACGACGGCTAACATGTAAACATCAGATTCCTTCACAGAGGGAGACAGAAAGATTAAAAACTAGTTTTGCATTTTGCTACAGAGACTTTTTATTGCTATTTTTCTGATAAGACTTTTGTTGCAACAGCTTACAGCTATAGCATCACTTTCATTTtggcttcttttcttctccccctCTCCTCAAGACTGAGTTATGGTGCTGAGTATAAAGCTGGGTGAGTGTTTGTTGGTAACGTATGTATGGTATCAGATTGAAAAAAATGGAGTTTGGAAGAAGAGTTATGGTGGTCTGGACTTGGAGGCTGTTGTTGCTGTCATGGGCGGTGGTTTTAAGCATAGAAGTGCTAGCGGTGACGACTGAAGTTTTACCAACATGTGATTTTCCGGCGATCTACAACTTTGGTGACTTCAACTCCGATACTGGAGGTATATCAGCTGCGTTAGTCCCGATTGTTTCACCTAATGGCGAGAACTTCTTTGGCAAACCTTCGGGAAGGATCTGCAATGGCCGTCTCATTATAGACTTCATTGGTAAGAACTATAGCCACCGCCCAACCACCCaccatcttctttctttctttcttcagctAACTAACTGGTGGGTTCTGTTCAATCTTATCTGCAGCTGAGCATTTAGGTTTACCATATTTGAGCGCGTATCTGGATTCGGTGGGAAGCAACTACCGGCGTGGAGCGAATTTTGCGACAGGTGGATCAACCATTCGGCTGCAGAATGAAACCATATTAGTGGCATCCATAAGCCCTTTCTCCCTCGACTTCCAGGTCACTCAGTTCACCGAGTTCAAAGCACGTACTAGCGACCTCTACAATCGAGGTAACATAACATAGTGGTTGGTTCTTtcagttcaaagttcaaacagtTACAGTGCATGTTTCTGAACTTTCTTTCACAGAGGAACAAATCTAAAAGTGATCTGGCAAAACTGCCGAGACCCAAGGACTTCTCCAAGGCCCTGTACACGCTGGACATCGGACAGAATGACCTCTCTGTTGGGTTCAGGACGATGAGCGACGCCCAGCTTCGAGCGACCATTCCTGACATTCTTGATAAGTTCTCAACAGCAGTTCAGGTAGGATTCTACCCTTAATCGTAATTCCAGTCTATGTCCcttgaaatttcagatttggtggtGCGATTTacattgggaaattttgaattataatcaaagagaagattaattgattgattgataTGGTTGCAGCAACTATACCAACAAGGGGCGAGGACTTTCTGGGTACATAACACTGGACCCATCGGTTGCTTGCCCACGTCCGTGATGTACCTTGGTCCAACAAAGCCGGGACTTCTGGATGAGCGGGGGTGTCTCAAGTCTCACAACGACATGGCTGAGGAGTACAACTGGCAACTCTAGCAGAGAGTGATCAAACTCATGAAACAGCTCCCCCATGCGGCCTTGACCTATGTGGATATGTCATATGTATACCTCCAAATTCGCCCTCATCTCCAATGCCAAGGATCAAGGTTTGGACTTTCAGGCTTCTTTCATCACTAAAATCTGATCCGTACTCATCTCAATTTCTGGGCTTGCAGGGTTCGTTGATCCTCTGAAGATATGTTGTGGGTACAAGAAGGGAGGATATCATGTGTTTTGGGGGAAGAAGGGGAGCGTCAATGGTAGCGAGGTCTTGGTGCTTCTTGTAAGGACCCTTCACGCTACGTTAACTGGGACAGCGTTCACTATACTCAGGCAGCAAACCAGTTGATTGCAGACAATATTCTCGTTCGGTGGACTGTCCAACCCACCGGTTCCCCTCATTAGAGCATGTTACAGGGATACCAACACGTATTGATCACTGCTCAAAGGCTTTTATCGCCTCTATCAAAGCAGCAGACTTCTCCAGTAGCTTATGTGAGGGCATGGGGTTTCACATATGAACCGCTTGTTTAGTTATTGAATCATGGACAGCACAAGCAAGAAAACAAGAGGATTTCATTGATTACATTACAACTTTGATTCAAGCCAGTTCTCATTTTTGTTCTGCATTTTCTCTGTGGGGTTTGAAGAGGATAGTATAATGAAGATAAGAAAAAAGACTTAATTGAACCCATGCTTCGCTCTTAACGTAtataaaatcagaaatttcattctctGAATCACTTGGGCTTCATAACTAGATTCTTCTATGACTCTACCCTCTTCCATCTTTGTGGCCAATGTTAATCACATAATTTTGAGATACTATGTCCTTGCAACATGATTACAAGCTTTGAATCAATCATTCTATTGCTTTTAGCTTCGGTGGTGAAAGATGTGGAGGAAGGAGTGAAATTACAGGCTTTGAATTCTTTCAATATACTTAAtgatatgattttgatttcaaatcaaatctcTTAAAATATGCTACAAGACAATAAAAGGAAGATTTCACATTCTAGTAGAGGTGCCATTAGTTCACTTCTTACCCCATGGGGAAGATTCTATTCATACTTGTACCAGTGCCTGCAGCGGATCCAATCTCCCATAACCCTACCCTTAGCCCACCGCAATCATCGCCCTCAAAcagaaatcaaaactaaaaaacaGAGGAACAGGACAGAATGGCCAAGTCTACAACCGTAGAGAAGGTGTGAGAGAGACAGAAAGTAGAAAGCTTTTGTAGTCTTGCATTTTTCTTAAGAAAGTCACTCTCCATGTGGGCACTGCTGAGTGGTGAACTTTGctggttcaaaaaaaaaaagagctttgcAAAATTACTCTTTTGGCTATGTTTGATTGCCAAGCACCACATCTCACATTACTCGTAATAAAGAGCCTGCGGAATTATATCAACACCTAAGGGGTTGTTTGGTTCGATAAATCAAATAGTGTATATATCGggtatgaatgtcaatcttttgatagacattcttctgaattatgtttctttctgaaaaattgtttggttgccttgaggtaggggtATCAATCAGTCGGTCTGACTCGGTTTCAGTCcaggttgagtcggttttggtgtgggaaagctgaaaccgaaaccgaaccaataaggaaatttcggtttcggtgcggtttggttttggtttgtcttcggtttcttaaatcgattagtaatcgggttggttttgatttttcgtccagtttggattcgactttccatacaaatgtatacaaaactatgcaaattttgattttttttaatgaattttgaagtgtttcggtttcttaccggtttggtttcagtttcgatccgagttttgagccgatttcggtttggttttgggttcatctaattttcggtgcggttcgatttggttttgggttgcaatactccaaaccgaactgaaccaataaggctttggttctgTTCGAttcgtgttgttatcggtttggtctgaccgattttaccggttcgatttaggaattgacacccctaccttgaggctagtacatgtttctcgcgggttaagatattggcttccatagagaacttttttccgctttctccttttatattaagTGGTAAAAATAttactcaaatctgagtttaagtgttgaggtaaactcagatttgaaatacatcttttgtaatatggtcatttaTGGGAAGTAAGGTGCTCACTTATGAAGGTCAATCTAGTGAAACCAAACAGcttcaaaaattaagaattatcattctaaagaatgttaTCCCGAAAATTTACtcaaccaaacaccccctaaagcAGCCTTTTAGAAGCATTAAGTATTTTTGTAGTACACTTTAGTACTTTACCACTCTATATACTTGCAGATCGAACTTGGCTATACTATTTTTCTTCTAAGCATAATAAGTGAAGGGGGAAATCTTGATAGCAGAAAGGTGGGTGAGTGTCTGTTGTTGCCGTATGTATGGTATGAGGTTGAAAAAAATGGAGCTTGCAAAAAGAGTTATGGTTTTTGGGCTGCTGCTATC
Protein-coding sequences here:
- the LOC122077200 gene encoding probable choline kinase 2 — translated: MAVLDDIVQNGSENHLPGEVKKLLKSLASSWSGSDVIDTNTLQVIPLKGAMTNEVFQINWFSETGELLHKVLVRLYGEGVDLFFDRENEIRTFECMSKHGQGPRLLARFSNGRIEEFIHARTLSAIDLRDPEVSALIAAKLRDFHDLDMSSPKNIQLWDRMRNWLKVAQGLCSPDEAKSFGLDSLREEILSLERALSGEYQRIGFCHNDLQYGNIMMDEETRVITIIDYEYASYNPVAYDLANHFCEMAADYSSKEPHILDYGQYPDLKERQRFVCMYLSSSGEEPTDIKVEQVLEDVEKYTLASHLLWGLWGIISDHVNEIDFNYMEYARQRFQQYWLRKSTLLG